The proteins below are encoded in one region of Ammospiza caudacuta isolate bAmmCau1 chromosome 33, bAmmCau1.pri, whole genome shotgun sequence:
- the LOC131570253 gene encoding tapasin-like, producing MAGAWLLLAGVFHIWGGVAVFGEPPPALRCPLLDRRGAPSPRGALLRLLGGPGAPPHPETPRDPQNTFDVIDALGVLQGFWGPSLAPPRCELSPTEPLLPPPPGPSPRCHPGLGTRWWLLALGTPRSEGTVLLHQVTAAGDTARVNASLAISTLTPTLRGLLGTPQTLHCSFTPPAPGVPFTLEWLRHRDGATRRLLAFDSAANRVTEAAPGVLLLLGGHGDAAGTPPGTQPPGGAVQVSLQLPPLSVSDDSSFVCSVATPLGQLQQVLRVNVIAPPQVSLVPSVLSPGVPARLRCDAVGFFPLDVGIRWERQARGDPRPRPVTPEGATTAATLGDGASSPGDSGAGLSWSSGHRRAADGTFSRSAGLSVAAGTAGDSYSCLVTHAAWHVPLRVTVRVAGDTGPSVEDMAGMALVAFVIGGLCQRLWPSAGR from the exons ATGGCGGGAGcgtggctgctgctggcgg gtgtgttccatatttggggaggggtcgcGGTTTTTGGGGAGCCGCCCCCCGCCCTGCGCTGCCCCCTGCTGGACCGGCGCGGCGCCCCCTCCCCCCGCGGGGCCCTGCTCCGccttttggggggtcccggggccccCCCGCACCCCGAGACCCCCCGAGACCCCCAGAACACCTTCGACGTCATCG acgccctgggggtgctgcagggtTTCTGGGGTCCCTCTTTGGCGCCGCCCCGGTGCGAGCTGAGCCCCACggagccgctgctgccgccgcccccGGGGCCGTCCCCGCGCTGCCACCCGGGGCTGGGGACGCGCTggtggctgctggccctggggacaccgcGCAGCGAGGGGACGGTGCTGCTGCACCAGGTGACAGCGGCGGGGGACACGGCCAGGGTCAACG ccTCCCTGGCCATCTCCACGCTGACGCCGACGCTGCGGGGGCTCCTGGGGACCCCCCAGACCCTGCACTGCTCCTTCACGCCCCCCGCCCCGGGCGTGCCCTTCACCCTCGAGTGGCTGCGGCACCGCGACGGCGCCACCCGGCGCCTGCTGGCCTTCGACTCGGCCGCCAACCGCGTCACCGAGGCCGCGCcgggggtgctgctgctgctggggggacacggggacgccGCCGGGACACCCCCGGGGacacag CCGCCAGGGGGTGCTGTGCaggtctctctgcagctgcCGCCGCTCTCGGTGTCCGATGACAGCTCCTTTGTCTGCTCCGTGGCCACGCCCCTcgggcagctgcagcaggtgctgcGCGTGAACGTGATTg cccctccccaggtgtccctggtCCCCTCCGTGCTGTCCCCGGGTGTCCCAGCCCGGCTCCGCTGCGACGCCGTCGGGTTTTTCCCGCTGGACGTTGGGATCCGCTGGGAGCGCCAGGCCCGGGGGGACCCGCGGCCACGCCCGGTGACACCCGAGGGTGCCACCACCGCCGCCACCCTTGGGGACggtgccagcagccctggggacagcggcgcggggctgagctggagctcgGGGCACCGGCGCGCGGCCGACGGCACCTTCAGCCGGAGCGCGGGGCTGAGCGTGgccgcggggacagcgggggacaGCTACAGCTGCCTGGTGACACACGCGGCCTGGCATGTGCCACTCAGGGTCACCGTGCGGGTggcag GTGACACCGGGCCCAGCGTGGAGGACATGGCGGGGATGGCCTTGGTGGCCTTTGTCATCGGGGGGCTCTGCCAGCGCCTGTGGCCCTCAGCGGGGAGGTGA
- the LOC131570250 gene encoding uncharacterized protein LOC131570250 → MLELSLNPLGMDPKSPGMESKRPNPAAFMYKGGSGKSGRPAPSRPFLRRLRLFSAPFPDLFLCWNRRWSRGSFATRASPKCPQGVPEVSPVTMEPKELSPALLQPQVRIVSTLGELWDTLPRRDEDTMLMSPVCLHWGLEEFTRELRVTLYRIHDTSWRHNVTSDDDGPAASVSRALAAYRSTPWTTWDDVKMAAGKWQRSVSVLVESWAELARKATELHSTCRGVVTWARELQDEAARDGTAQENMVGLGQALGREEGAEVVAGHEDQVRRVAVVVVSQRRRATMVRQQLEAALGLLERLVAACDEATAFPRELQWRLRDIEAALEVTNWVSADVPESLVAKVAAAEQLWVANARLAKDHVLGAIDDIIDYYSTGGPTGPSACGVAERCQRAIEDIPRLLQPPECPRSIPKISPVSPQQLQALVAVVATLGMVAAAVMAPHWDKSLNSHEDLRRFTRSLHATLNLVMSPSGATLVSHPWATLVSPPLW, encoded by the exons ATGTTGGAACTGAGCCTAAACCCCCTGGGGATGGACCCTAAATCCCCTGGGATGGAGTCAAAGCGCCCAAATCCCGCAGCTTTTATGTATAAGGGCGGTAGCGGAAAGAGCGGGCGCCCGGCCCCTTCCCGGCCGTTTCTGAGGCGGCTCCGCCTTTTCTCGGCGCCGTTCCCGGACCTGTTTCTGTGCTGGAACCGCCGCTGGTCCCGGGGCTCCTTCGCCACCAGAGcgtccccaaagtgtccccagggtgtccctgaggtgtccccagtgaCCATGGAGCCCAAAGAG ctgtccccagccctgctgcagccacaggtcaGAATTGTGTCCACCCTGGGTGAGCTGTGGGACACCCTGCCCAGGCGGGACGAGGACACGATGCTCATGTCCCCAGTGTGCCTGCACTGGGGCCTGGAGGAATTCACCAGGGAGCTCCGGGTCACTCTGTACCGCATTCATGACACCTCGTGGCGCCACAATGTCACCTCCGATGATGATGGCCCTGCCGCCTCCGTGAGCCGGGCCCTGGCCGCCTACAGGAGCACCCCATGGACCACCTGGGACGATGTGAAAATGGCAGCCGGGAAGTGGCAGAGGTCGGTGTCTGTGCTTGTGGAGAGCTGGGCCGAGCTGGCCAGGAAGGCCACCGAGctgcacagcacctgcaggggGGTGGTCACCtgggccagggagctgcaggacgAGGCTGCCCGTGATGGGACAGCTCAGGAAAACATGGTGGGGCTGGGtcaggccctgggcagggaggagggggccGAGGTGGTGGCCGGGCATGAAGACCAGGTGAGGAGAGTGGCCGTGGTGGTTGTCAGCCAGAGAAGAAGGGCCACCATGGTGAGACAGCAGCTGGAGgcggccctggggctgctggagcgcTTGGTGGCCGCGTGTGACGAAGCCACCGCGTTCCCCCGGGAGCTTCAGTGGCGGCTCAGGGACATCGAGGCGGCCCTGGAGGTGACAAATTGGGTGTCTGCCGATGTCCCTGAGAGCTTGGTGGCCAAGGTGGCCGcggcagagcagctgtgggtggcCAATGCCCGCCTGGCCAAGGATCATGTGCTGGGAGCCATTGACGACATCATCGACTACTATAGCACGGGTGGTCCCACGGGCCCCAGTGCCTGCGGGGTGGCCGAGCGGTGCCAAAGAGCCATCGAGGACATCCCAAGGCTCCTTCAACCCCCGGAGTGTCCCCGGAGCATCCCCAAGATCTCCCCA gtgtcccctcagcagctgcaggcgCTGGTGGCCGTGGTGGCCACCCTGGGCATGGTGGCGGCCGCCGTGATGGCGCCGCACTGGGACAAGTCCCTAAACTCGCACGAGGACCTGAGGAGATTCACCCGGAGCCTCCATGCGACCCTGAACCTGGTAATGTCACCTTCTGGGGCCACCCTGGTGTCACATCCCTGGGccaccctggtgtcccctccctTGTGGTAA